A portion of the Cryptomeria japonica chromosome 5, Sugi_1.0, whole genome shotgun sequence genome contains these proteins:
- the LOC131063174 gene encoding uncharacterized protein LOC131063174 has translation MGEERAEEISIPISSMANPPPCTREASQDPVIATVSTSMVSHPQSIGEASQAHTPSRYDHNMDPFKYVFKKNPKSDKERRAKTLAPKSTDEPSIEPRTASKRLNFDDPPQV, from the exons ATGGGtgaagagagggcggag gaaatatccatacctatttcatcaatggcgaaccctcctccttgcactagagaagcatctcaggatccg gtaatagcaacagtttctacttcaatggtgagccatcctcagtccattggagaagcatctcaggcacat accccttcgcggtacgaccataacatggatccatttaagtatgtcttcaagaaaaatcctaagagtgacaaggagaggagagcgaagacattagctcctaaatcaaccgatgag ccatctatagagccacgtactgcatcgaagaggcttaattttgatgatccaccacaagtttag